Part of the Longimicrobiaceae bacterium genome is shown below.
CTGGGGGAGGGGCTGGGGGAGGGGCTCTCCCCGCAACGACACGTCCACCGACGACCAGGCACGGCACGCGGGCGCCCGCCGCCCGCGCACCGTAAACGTCCAGCGAAGAACGAGACCATGGCGAAGAGCAAGTTCCTGAGCGGCAAGCGCATCGAGCCCACGCGCATCACGGGCGGGATGTCGGTCACCCAGCTGGTGGACGGCACCTTCCAGGCGTACAACGCGGCCCGGCTACGCGAGGCGTGCCACCTCTACGTCAGGAAGATGCTGGACGACGACGTCACCGTGGGCCTCACGATGACGGGCGCGCTCACGCCGGCCGGCCTGGGGATGAGCAGCGTGATCCCGCTGATCGAGGCGGGGTTCGTGGACTGGATCATCAGCACCGGCGCCAACCTGTACCACGACACGCACTTCGGCATCGGGCTGGAGCTGCGGCAGGGCAACGCGCAGATCAGCGACACCACGCTTCGCGAGGAAGAGGTGGTGCGCATCTACGACATCTTCTTCGACTACTCGGTGCTCCTGGACACCGACGCCTTCTTCCGAGAGATCATCACCGCGCCGGAGTTCCAGCGGTCAATGTCCACCGCGGAGTTCCACTACCTGTGCGGCAAGTACGTGGCGGCGCGCGAGCAGGAGCTGGGCATCGGGCGCAAGTCGCTGCTGGCGGCGGCGTACGAGCACGCGGTGCCCATCTACACCTCGTCGCCGGGCGACTCGTCGATCGGGATGAACGTGGCGGCCAAGGCGCTGCAGGGGAACAAGCTGACGTTCGACGTGAACGCCGACGTGAACGAGACGGCGTCCATCGTGCTCGACGCCAAGCGCGGCGGGGGGAAGAGCGCCATCTGGATCCTGGGCGGCGGCAGCCCCAAGAACTTCGCGCTCCAGACCGAGCCGCAGATCCAGGAGGTGATGGGGATCGACGAGCGCGGGCACGACTACTTCCTGCAGGTCACCGATGCGCGCCCCGACACCGGCGGCCTCTCCGGCGCCACGCCAGCCGAGGCGGTGAGCTGGGGCAAGATCGACCCGGACCGTCTGCCGGACGCGGTGGTCTGCTACCTGGACTCCACCGTGGCGCTGCCGATCCTGACGGCGTACGCGCTCGACAACCACGCCCCACGCCAGCCCAGGCGCCTCTACGACCGCCGCGAGCAGATGATGCAGCGCATCCGCGACGAGTACGCCCAGTCCGAGCGCAACGAGTCCACCCGCGACGCCGCCCGCGACCACGCCGTCCACGAAGGCAGCATGCTGGAGCGCGACCGGTAGGCTCGTGAGGGCGTTTGCACCGGGCCGATGGCAGTCGGGAGATGCAAACCGCCGCACGGAGGCGCTGTTAGAAGCCGACAACTGACGAGGCCCGGCCGAAGTGGCCGGGCCTCGATTGTCTCGACCCCGTTAGCGGCGGGCGGGCCGCGGACGCTTCGCGATCTGTCCCTCCGTCAATTCGCGGATGGGCGCGGGCGTGGGCTTGGGCGGTGGAGCGGGCCGCATCTGGGCGACTTCCATGTCAGTACCTCGCGGTGTCATGAGGACGCATGCGACGGGGTTCGCGATCTCGATCCGCTGGGGCGGCTCGGCCTGAAGCTGGAGGTTCAGCCCGAACGGGATCAGCGCCCCTCCCGCGAACACCCCTGCAAGTATAATGCGTCGCGTGGTTAGAAATAAGTAGTCTGCCCGCTTCTCGTTCAGGTGTGCGTTGTGATCCGCAGTCGCTGCATATCTGCGCTGCAAGTGCTGCTCGAATTCAC
Proteins encoded:
- the speY gene encoding deoxyhypusine synthase; amino-acid sequence: MAKSKFLSGKRIEPTRITGGMSVTQLVDGTFQAYNAARLREACHLYVRKMLDDDVTVGLTMTGALTPAGLGMSSVIPLIEAGFVDWIISTGANLYHDTHFGIGLELRQGNAQISDTTLREEEVVRIYDIFFDYSVLLDTDAFFREIITAPEFQRSMSTAEFHYLCGKYVAAREQELGIGRKSLLAAAYEHAVPIYTSSPGDSSIGMNVAAKALQGNKLTFDVNADVNETASIVLDAKRGGGKSAIWILGGGSPKNFALQTEPQIQEVMGIDERGHDYFLQVTDARPDTGGLSGATPAEAVSWGKIDPDRLPDAVVCYLDSTVALPILTAYALDNHAPRQPRRLYDRREQMMQRIRDEYAQSERNESTRDAARDHAVHEGSMLERDR